A genomic stretch from Plasmodium cynomolgi strain B DNA, chromosome 8, whole genome shotgun sequence includes:
- a CDS encoding glycogen synthase kinase (putative) — translation MILGYPLFSGQSSVDQLVRIIQVLGTPTEEQMKVMNPNYADVKFPDVKPKDLKKVFPKGTPEDAINFVSRFLKYEPLKRLSPIEVLPRALADPFFDDLRDPCIKLPKYIDKLPELFNFTDAEIKEMSDACRRKLTSKNTYEAYEQYLMSKTSEGSNMTENLSKEFGESKMETKSNRAVNLA, via the exons ATGATCCTAGGTTACCCTCTCTTCTCCGGCCAGTCCAGCGTCGACCAGTTAGTTAGGATCATCCAAGTCTTAG GCACCCCGACGGAGGAGCAGATGAAAGTTATGAACCCGAACTATGCAGATGTGAAGTTCCCTGATGTGAAGCCAAAGGATTTAAAGAAG GTCTTTCCGAAGGGTACCCCCGAAGACGCCATAAACTTTGTGTCCAGATTTCTCAAATATGAACCCCTGAAACGGCTTAGCCCGATCGAAGTACTGCCGAGG GCCCTAGCGGATCCCTTCTTCGATGACCTAAGGGACCCTTGCATCAA GCTACCCAAGTACATCGACAAGCTCCCCGAGCTGTTCAACTTCACCGACGCGGAAATTAAGGAAATGTCAGACGCCTGCAGGCGAAAATTAACCTCTAAAAATACCTACGAGGCATACGAACAGTACCTAATGAGTAAAACGAGCGAAGGATCTAACATGACTGAGAATTTGAGTAAAGAGTTTGGTGAATCCAAGATGGAGACTAAATCCAATCGCGCGGTGAACCTCGCCTGA